From Cyanobacterium sp. T60_A2020_053:
GCATATCAAGCCAGTTAACCATCATGGCTTTCTGAGAGCTATTCGGTTTCAACTTGTACTTGTATGCTTTGTTCATTTTCTTGCTAAACTAACAATGGAAACAGTATATCATATTATTATACAAAATGGCAAAAATTCAATTAAGTGTAAGAGTTGAGGAGTCTGAAATGAAGTTGCTTATTAAATATGCTAAAAAAACAGGACGGACAAAAACGGATGTAGTGAGAGAATTTATCCGTTCCCTCAAAAGTATTGAAAATTAAGGACTCACTGACGTTCGGTTTATTGGTTGGTGCAAATTCATCCCTCGCCAAAACAATTAAGTCTTTGAGTTTATGGCGAGGGTCTTCTTTGCACATTTAGATAAAACAAATTTTTTATGTTATTTGAATGTATTAGTGTAATTGTAATGACGGCTCGATAAATTTGATCA
This genomic window contains:
- a CDS encoding ribbon-helix-helix protein, CopG family, giving the protein MAKIQLSVRVEESEMKLLIKYAKKTGRTKTDVVREFIRSLKSIEN